In one Sphingomonas sp. AP4-R1 genomic region, the following are encoded:
- a CDS encoding inositol monophosphatase family protein, translated as MVAHSGLITVMERAARKAAPKLRRDFNEVQQLQVSRKGPADFVSQADRQSEQTLYEELKKARPDWGFLGEEGGTREGDPTKPRWIVDPLDGTTNFLHGIPHFAISIAVEEPRPDGRGEITQGLVYQPLTDESFWAEKGRGAWLQDKRLRVSARRELPDSLIATGIPFMGHGDFEQWTKIFAMVGPQVSGIRRYGAAALDLAWVAAGRVDAFWESDLAPWDVAAGVLLVKEAGGFVTDFRGADQAMERNQFLAASDGIHSKLLKLVATALRKN; from the coding sequence ATGGTTGCCCATTCTGGCCTCATCACTGTCATGGAGCGCGCGGCGCGCAAGGCCGCGCCGAAGCTGCGGCGTGACTTCAACGAGGTCCAGCAGCTGCAGGTCAGCCGCAAGGGGCCGGCCGACTTCGTCAGCCAGGCGGATCGCCAGTCCGAGCAGACGCTCTATGAGGAACTGAAGAAGGCCCGGCCCGACTGGGGCTTCCTGGGCGAGGAAGGCGGCACGCGCGAGGGCGATCCGACCAAGCCGCGCTGGATCGTCGATCCGCTCGACGGGACGACCAACTTCCTCCACGGCATCCCGCACTTCGCGATCTCGATCGCGGTGGAAGAGCCGCGTCCGGACGGGCGGGGCGAGATCACGCAGGGCCTCGTCTATCAGCCGCTGACCGACGAGAGCTTCTGGGCCGAGAAGGGCCGGGGCGCGTGGCTGCAGGACAAGCGCCTGCGGGTTTCGGCGCGGCGCGAGCTGCCGGATTCGCTGATCGCGACGGGCATTCCCTTCATGGGGCACGGCGATTTCGAGCAGTGGACCAAGATCTTCGCGATGGTCGGCCCGCAGGTTTCGGGCATCCGCCGGTATGGCGCGGCCGCGCTGGACCTCGCCTGGGTGGCGGCGGGCCGGGTCGATGCCTTCTGGGAGAGCGATCTCGCCCCGTGGGATGTCGCGGCGGGCGTGCTGCTGGTGAAGGAAGCGGGCGGCTTCGTCACCGATTTCCGGGGCGCCGATCAGGCGATGGAGCGCAACCAGTTCCTCGCCGCCAGCGACGGCATCCATTCCAAGCTGCTGAAGCTGGTCGCGACCGCGCTGCGGAAGAACTGA